A section of the Streptomyces sp. CG1 genome encodes:
- a CDS encoding polysaccharide deacetylase family protein, translated as MPVWINGRWAAVAAAAIVAGVSPAAAVSAHAAAPPGTTPDCRVVKCVALTFDDGPTLYTAQLLGDLEARHAVATFFLIGPHALAYRQDVLREVRDGDAIGDHTVHHPNLTTLSPARVSYEMNTAARQIASVTGRRPAMLRPPFGAWNGRVRALAGKAGLAVVLWNVDPQDWKYHNTALIERSVLNHVRPGAIVVMHD; from the coding sequence ATGCCGGTCTGGATCAATGGGCGGTGGGCGGCGGTTGCCGCCGCCGCGATCGTGGCAGGGGTCTCCCCCGCAGCAGCGGTGTCCGCACACGCCGCCGCACCGCCGGGGACGACGCCCGATTGCAGGGTCGTCAAGTGTGTGGCACTGACCTTCGACGACGGCCCCACCTTGTACACCGCGCAACTCCTCGGCGATCTGGAGGCGCGGCACGCGGTGGCGACCTTCTTCCTCATCGGGCCCCACGCGCTGGCCTACCGGCAGGACGTGCTGCGGGAGGTGCGCGACGGGGACGCGATAGGTGATCACACCGTCCACCACCCGAACCTCACCACGCTCTCGCCGGCGCGGGTCAGTTACGAGATGAACACTGCCGCCCGGCAGATCGCGTCCGTCACCGGCCGGCGCCCGGCCATGCTCCGCCCGCCGTTCGGGGCGTGGAACGGCCGGGTACGGGCCCTGGCGGGCAAGGCGGGGCTGGCGGTGGTCCTGTGGAACGTCGATCCGCAGGACTGGAAGTACCACAACACTGCGCTGATCGAGCGCAGCGTGCTCAATCACGTCCGGCCGGGTGCGATCGTCGTCATGCACGACTGA